A region from the Halobacillus mangrovi genome encodes:
- the tyrS gene encoding tyrosine--tRNA ligase, which translates to MDLLKDLHQRGLVNQITDEEGLEKHLKENQVTLYCGFDPTADSLHIGHLLPILMLKRFQQAGHRPIALVGGGTGMIGDPSGRSSERQLNEASVVKEFSERIKDQLAKILNFEEGENAAVARNNHEWLSQMTIIDFLRDTGKHFGVNYMLAKDSVESRIEQGISFTEFSYMILQSLDFQKLYEKENCTLQIGGSDQWGNITAGLELLRRTAAGEQEVKAYGMTMPLITKADGTKFGKTAGGAVWLDPEKTSPYEFYQFWINADDRDVIRFLKYFTFLSMEEIAELEKEVENQPEKRVAQRRLAEEMTKLVHDEEALNQAERITEALFSGDIKALSGKEIEQGFKDVPAFASEVKDPQLLDLLVEAGISSSKRQAREDIGNGAIYINGDRNKDLKHTINENDRIEDRFTIIRRGKKKYFLIRYK; encoded by the coding sequence ATGGATTTATTGAAAGATTTACATCAAAGAGGACTTGTGAATCAAATAACCGATGAAGAAGGTCTTGAAAAGCATTTGAAAGAAAACCAAGTGACTTTATACTGTGGGTTTGATCCTACTGCAGATAGCCTTCACATTGGTCACTTGCTTCCAATATTGATGCTTAAACGCTTCCAGCAGGCAGGGCATCGTCCGATTGCTTTAGTCGGCGGGGGTACAGGAATGATCGGTGACCCAAGCGGTCGTTCGTCTGAAAGGCAATTGAATGAAGCAAGTGTAGTAAAAGAATTCAGTGAAAGAATTAAGGATCAGCTTGCAAAGATCCTGAATTTTGAAGAAGGAGAAAATGCTGCTGTTGCCCGTAATAACCATGAATGGTTGTCACAAATGACAATCATTGACTTTCTAAGAGATACTGGAAAGCATTTCGGAGTCAATTACATGCTTGCTAAAGATTCTGTTGAGTCAAGAATCGAACAGGGAATCAGCTTTACAGAATTCAGTTACATGATTCTTCAATCCCTTGACTTTCAGAAGCTTTACGAAAAAGAGAACTGTACGCTGCAAATTGGTGGGAGCGACCAGTGGGGTAACATTACTGCAGGTCTTGAGTTACTTCGTCGTACAGCTGCAGGTGAACAAGAAGTGAAAGCTTACGGAATGACCATGCCTCTAATTACAAAAGCAGATGGAACTAAGTTTGGTAAAACAGCAGGCGGTGCCGTTTGGTTAGATCCTGAAAAAACGTCACCTTACGAGTTCTACCAGTTCTGGATTAATGCAGATGACCGCGACGTCATCCGGTTCCTGAAATACTTTACTTTCTTGAGCATGGAGGAGATTGCTGAGTTAGAAAAAGAGGTAGAAAACCAGCCAGAAAAACGTGTAGCTCAGCGCCGTTTAGCTGAGGAAATGACGAAACTTGTACACGATGAAGAAGCATTGAACCAAGCGGAAAGAATTACGGAAGCTCTCTTCAGTGGAGACATCAAAGCGCTTAGCGGTAAGGAAATCGAGCAAGGATTCAAAGATGTTCCTGCCTTCGCTTCTGAAGTGAAAGATCCACAACTGCTTGATCTATTAGTAGAAGCTGGGATTTCTTCATCGAAACGTCAGGCAAGAGAAGATATTGGTAATGGAGCTATCTATATTAATGGGGACCGGAACAAGGATTTAAAGCATACCATTAATGAGAATGACCGAATTGAAGATCGTTTTACAATCATTCGCAGAGGGAAGAAGAAATACTTCCTAATTCGTTACAAATAA
- a CDS encoding AEC family transporter: MEVILIVLPAFIIFSIGYIGQKNIGFDRKSISTAGLYLMYPFLAFRTFYNNEVTLDYLYIVLFCLGLMLILIVIVTLVTRVQKMPRSRSSAFILSSVFMNSGNYGVPIILFAYGENGVKYAIIMMVIQSLLMNTVGLYYAAKGSSHSTHTMKESLLKIIRMPINHAVIFGLSAQLFDWTVPTFIMQAVNLVADATSPTIMHVLGMQLATLSKEVIL, encoded by the coding sequence ATGGAAGTAATTCTTATCGTCCTGCCTGCGTTTATTATTTTTTCCATAGGATACATTGGTCAGAAAAATATCGGTTTCGACCGAAAATCCATCTCGACAGCTGGTCTTTATTTAATGTATCCCTTTCTAGCTTTTCGCACCTTTTACAATAATGAAGTAACATTAGATTATCTCTATATTGTACTATTTTGCTTAGGTTTAATGTTGATATTAATCGTTATCGTAACTCTCGTAACGAGAGTTCAGAAGATGCCGAGGTCAAGATCCTCGGCTTTTATCTTATCGAGTGTTTTTATGAATAGCGGAAATTATGGGGTTCCTATTATTTTGTTCGCTTATGGAGAAAATGGAGTGAAGTATGCCATCATTATGATGGTCATTCAATCTCTTTTGATGAATACCGTCGGCCTCTATTATGCTGCAAAAGGGAGCAGCCATAGCACCCATACTATGAAAGAATCGCTTTTAAAAATTATACGTATGCCCATTAATCACGCTGTTATTTTTGGTTTATCCGCTCAATTATTTGACTGGACTGTACCGACATTTATTATGCAAGCTGTAAACCTTGTAGCTGATGCTACTAGCCCTACGATCATGCATGTATTAGGAATGCAGCTGGCTACTCTGTCAAAAGAAGTGATCTTGTAA
- a CDS encoding 2-hydroxycarboxylate transporter family protein produces MVTEEPPKKKSFTIFGMPTLWFGIFGLITLISLYTGNLPGGMIGSLLLMIVFGELFGWIGDNTPIVKTFLGGGAIVAIFGAAFMVYMGWLPEASVTTMTQFMKDGGFLNFYIAALITGSILGMNKQILVKVGLRYFIPIFGAIVGAILIAGLLGSLAGFSLRDAILVITMPIMGGGMGAGAVPMSQIYSEIMGNDPSYYISILVPALALGNVFAIVLASMLNLLGSKIPSLTGNGRLISGFKYEEEKHSYDIQKMGIGLLAAITFFALGGLLGDYIPLHPYALMIIIVAIAKIADIIPKNVIEGASQWYKFVANNWTLALLFGIGIAYTDLNTVLEALTLQYILTVFGVVLGAILGAGLLGKLVGFYPIESAITAGLCMANMGGTGDVAVLSASRRMELMPFAQISSRLGGALILLLAGIIIPLF; encoded by the coding sequence ATGGTAACTGAAGAACCACCAAAGAAAAAATCGTTTACTATCTTTGGAATGCCAACATTATGGTTTGGGATCTTTGGATTAATTACTCTTATTAGTTTATACACAGGTAATTTACCTGGCGGGATGATTGGAAGCTTACTCTTAATGATTGTATTCGGTGAATTATTTGGATGGATTGGAGATAACACGCCAATTGTAAAAACATTTTTAGGCGGCGGTGCGATTGTGGCTATCTTTGGAGCAGCCTTCATGGTATATATGGGCTGGTTACCTGAAGCATCCGTAACAACCATGACGCAGTTTATGAAAGATGGTGGATTCTTGAACTTCTATATTGCTGCTTTAATAACAGGCAGTATCTTAGGCATGAATAAACAAATACTTGTTAAAGTTGGATTAAGATATTTTATACCTATTTTTGGAGCAATTGTCGGCGCAATCCTTATTGCAGGATTGCTAGGAAGTCTTGCAGGATTTTCTTTAAGAGATGCTATCCTAGTGATCACCATGCCTATTATGGGCGGTGGAATGGGAGCCGGAGCGGTCCCTATGAGTCAAATTTATTCTGAAATTATGGGAAATGACCCCAGCTACTATATCTCTATATTGGTTCCCGCATTGGCATTAGGAAACGTGTTCGCTATCGTACTAGCCAGTATGCTTAACCTTCTTGGTTCTAAAATTCCTTCACTTACAGGTAACGGGAGATTAATCAGTGGGTTTAAATACGAAGAAGAAAAGCATTCGTATGACATTCAAAAAATGGGAATTGGCCTTCTTGCAGCAATTACCTTCTTTGCTCTGGGAGGATTATTAGGAGATTATATTCCCCTTCACCCTTACGCCTTGATGATTATTATTGTTGCTATTGCTAAAATAGCTGATATTATCCCTAAAAATGTAATCGAAGGTGCAAGCCAATGGTACAAATTTGTAGCCAATAACTGGACCTTAGCGTTATTGTTCGGAATTGGTATTGCCTATACAGATTTAAATACAGTCCTTGAAGCTTTGACTTTACAATATATTTTGACTGTATTCGGTGTTGTATTAGGAGCAATCCTTGGGGCCGGTCTGCTCGGTAAACTCGTTGGCTTCTATCCAATTGAATCTGCCATTACAGCTGGATTGTGCATGGCTAACATGGGTGGGACAGGAGATGTGGCCGTACTTTCTGCTTCGAGAAGAATGGAACTTATGCCTTTTGCGCAAATTTCATCTCGACTAGGCGGTGCTCTAATTCTATTACTCGCCGGAATAATTATTCCACTATTTTAG
- a CDS encoding response regulator — MIKTLVVEDDPMVAELNKQYLEKIEGFQLTNAVSSAEDAIEFLEQNRVDLLLLDVYMPGINGIDLLRQIRQQNKDIDVILITAASQIDQIQNSLRLGIIDYLIKPFEYERFCEALNQYKNSRSTFLQKDKISQQELDILLQRTKEPPISHKSTKVLPKGLTRNTLKTIQQSILSYAPAHFSTSEIAESTNVSRVSVRKYLKFLKEINYLEEHLVYGVGRPIYQYRLNEHNQSVLSPYL; from the coding sequence ATGATTAAAACACTCGTTGTAGAAGATGATCCTATGGTTGCTGAACTAAACAAACAATATTTAGAAAAAATAGAAGGCTTTCAACTGACTAACGCTGTTTCAAGTGCTGAAGACGCAATAGAATTTCTGGAGCAGAACAGAGTAGATTTACTATTATTAGACGTATATATGCCAGGTATAAACGGCATAGATTTGTTGAGACAAATACGTCAGCAGAATAAAGATATCGATGTTATCCTTATTACAGCCGCTTCCCAAATTGATCAGATTCAAAATTCTCTAAGACTTGGTATTATCGACTATTTAATTAAGCCTTTTGAGTACGAAAGGTTTTGTGAAGCCCTTAACCAATATAAAAACAGTCGATCAACTTTTCTCCAAAAGGATAAAATCAGTCAGCAGGAGTTGGACATACTCCTCCAAAGAACGAAAGAACCCCCTATTAGCCATAAATCCACAAAAGTTTTACCTAAGGGGTTAACGAGGAACACACTAAAAACGATTCAACAATCAATCTTATCTTATGCTCCTGCCCACTTCTCCACTAGTGAGATCGCTGAGTCTACAAATGTATCTCGAGTTTCAGTAAGGAAGTATTTAAAGTTCTTAAAAGAAATCAACTACTTAGAAGAACACCTTGTATACGGCGTCGGCAGACCTATCTATCAGTACCGACTAAATGAACATAATCAATCTGTATTAAGTCCCTACCTTTAA